A window of Trueperaceae bacterium genomic DNA:
GGCGGCGGCCCGGAGCGCTCGGGGCACTTCGTGAGCGAGACGAGCGACGTGCTGGCGGTCCCGGCCCTGCCGTGGGCGCACGCCGAGGAACGGCTCGGGGCGGGCCAGGAGGGCACCCTCCTCGAGGAGATCGTCGGGCGGGCGCAGGAGGTGTCGGCGGACGCGGAGATCGACGTGTGGATCGTCGAGGGGCTCGTCGCGACCGCCGACCACCCCGAGCTCGACACCCTGAACGAGGCGGTCGCGACGGCGTTCGACGCGGAGGTCCTGTTCGTGGGGGCGTTGGCGGACGGCACCCCGGAGGCGTTCTCGGAGCGCCTCGAGGCGCTCGCGCAGACGTACGGGGGGGCGGCGGACCCGCGGACGTTGGGGGTCGTCGTGAACAAGCTGGGGGCGCCGCCCGAGCGGTTCGGGGCGGCGTTGGCGGCCGCGCGCACCCCGACGGAGGTGCCGACGGCGGCCGACCTGCGCGCCCGCATGGCGGTCCTGGGGCCGTCGTTTCGGCTGCTCGGGACGGTGCCGTGGGACCCGGCGCTCGTGTCGCCGCGGACGCTGGACGTCGCGCGGCAGTTGGACGCGACGATCTGGAACGCCGGCGCGATGGACCGCCTGCGCGTCGCGGACGTCGCGGTGGTCGCGCGGACGGTGGCGAACATGACGCACCGGTTGCAGCCGGGCACGTTGATCATCACGCCCGGCGACCGCGACGACGTCGTGCTGGCCGTCGCGATGGCGGCCCGCAACGGCGTGCCGCTGGCGGGGTTGGTGTTGACGGGCGGGATCGAGCCGGACCCGCGCATCGCCGCCCTCGCGGAGACGGCGTTGCGGGGGGACCTGCCGGTCCTGACCGTGCCCGAGGACAGCTACGTCAGTGCGGCGCGGGCGGCGGCGATCGACCTCGAGGTGCCCGCCGACGACCTCGACCGGATCGAGCGGGTGATGGACGGCGTGGCGTCGGCGTTGGACGTCGAGGCGTTCGCCGAGCGGATCGCGACCGACCGCGAACCGCGCCTCTCGCCGCCCGCCTTCATGCACCGCCTCGTGACCGAGGCGCGCGCGGCGAACGCGCGCATCGTGCTGCCGGAGGGGGACGAACCGCGGACGGTGGAGGCCGCCGTCCGTGCCTTCGAGCGGGGCATCGCCCGCCCGGTGTTGCTCGCGACGCGCGAGGCGGTCGAGCGGGTCGCCGCGGCGCGCGGGCTGACGCTGCCCGACGGGGTCGAGGTGATCGAACCGACGGCGCACCGGCGGGAGCGCTACGTCCCGGCGATGGTGGCGCTGCGGGCGCACAAGGGCGTGACGGAGCCCATCGCGCGGGAGCAGCTGCTCGACGACGTGGTGCTGGGCACGATGATGCTGGCGGAGGGGGAGGTCGACGGGCTCGTGTCGGGCGCGGTGCACACGACCGCGTCGACGGTGCGGCCGGCGATGCAGTTGATCAAGACCACGCCGGAGGCGAAGTTGGTGAGTTCGGTGTTCTTCATGGCGCTCCCCAGTCAGGTGCTGGTGTACGGCGATTGCGCCATCAACCCCGACCCGAACGCCGAGGAGTTGGCCGACATCGCGATCCAGTCGGCGGACAGCGCGGCGTTCTTCGGGATCGAGCCGCGCGTCGCGATGGTGTCGTACTCGACCGGCGATTCGGGGGAGGGCAGCGACGTCGAGAAGGTCCGCGCGGCGACGGCGCGGGTGCGGGAGCTGCGGCCGGACCTGATCGTGGACGGTCCGCTGCAGTACGACGCGGCGTCGGTCGCGTCGGTCGCGGCGTCGAAGGCGCCGGGCAGCCCCGTCGCGGGCCGCGCGACGGTGTTGATCTTCCCCGACCTGAACACGGGGAACACGACGTACAAGGCGGTGCAGCGCAGCGCCGGGGTCGTGTCGATCGGGCCGATGCTGCAGGGGTTGCGGCGGCCGGTGAACGACCTCTCGCGCGGGGCGTTGGTGGACGACGTGATCTACACGATCGCGTTGACCGCCATCCAGGCGCGGCAGGCGGCCGAGCGGGCCGCGGCCGGGTAGCGGCGTGGACGCCGACCTGCTCGCGACGTTGTCGTTCCCGCGGGTGCGTGCCGCGCTGGCGGACCGCGCCGCCACCCGCTTCGGGAGGGAGGCCGCCGAGGCGCTCGCGCCGTGCGACGACCCCGCGGTCGCCGCGGCGCGGCTGGATCGCGTCGCGGAGATCCAGGCGCTCGGGGAGCTGCCGTTGGGCGGGATCGAGGACGTCCGCGAGGCGGTGGACGCCGCCCGGGACGGGCGGATGCTGGAGGGGGACGTGATCGTGCAGGTGGCGTACACCCTCGACGCGGTGGAGCACCTGCGGCGGGCGGCGGCGCAGCGGGAGCAGCCGCAGCTCGGGGCGGTGGCGGCCGGCATGGGAATGTTCGACGGGTGGTTGCGGACGGTGCGCGAGCAGGTGGACGGCGAGGGGCGCGTGCGGGACGACGCCACCCCGAAACTGCGCGACGTGCGGCGGCGCTTGCGGCCGCTTCGCGGCCGCATCCGCAGTGCGCTGGAGGCGCTGCTGGAGCGGCACGCGAGCGCGGTGCAGGATCCGATCGTGACGTTGCGGCGGGACCGCTACGTCATCCCGATCCGCGCCGAGGCGCAGGGGCAGGTGCCGGGCATCGCGGTCGACGCCAGCGATTCGGGGAAGACGGTGTTCGTCGAGCCGCAGTCGGTGGTGGCGATGAACAACGAGTTGGCGTTGTTGATGGTCGAGGAGCGCGACGAGGTCCGAAGGATCCTGTTCGAGCTCGGTCGGGCGTTGGCGGCGCATCCGGACCTCGACGCGACGTTCGAGGCGGTCGCGACGCTCGACGTGGCGTCGGCGACGGCGCGGTTGGCGGAGGATTGGGGGCTCGTGCGGGCGGAGGCCGGCGAGGACGGGCGGCTGGAGCTGCCCGCCGCCCGCCACCCGTTGGTGGAGGGGTGCGTCGCGAACGACGTCGCGCTGGACGAGGCGCGGCGCCTGATGGTGATCACGGGCCCGAACGCGGGCGGGAAGACGGTGCTGCTCAAGACGCTGGGGGTGGCGGTCGCGATGGCGCAGGCGGGCCTCCCGGTGGCGGCGGGGGTCGAGGGGCGCCCGCCGCGGCTGCCGTGGTTCGCGCGGGTGCGGGCGGACATCGGCGACGAACAGTCGATCGAGGCGTCGTTGTCGACGTACGCGGGGCACCTGACGCGGCTCGGCGTGATCCTGGCGGAGGCGGACGCGGAGACGTTGGTGTTGATCGACGAGTTGGGGTCGGGCACCGATCCCGACGAGGGGGCGTCGCTGTCGCAGGCGATCCTGGAGCGGGTGGTGGCGTCGGGCGCGAAGGGGTTGGTGACGACGCACCTGGCGCCGCTCAAGGTGTTCGCGTCGGACGCGGCGGGGCTCCGCAACGCCGCGATGCGGTTCGACGTCGACGCGCTCGCGCCGACCTTCGAGCTGGTGGTCGGGCAGCCGGGCCGCAGTTACGCGCTGGCGATCGCGGAGCGTTTGGGCCTCCCCGACGCGGTGTTGGCGCGCGCGGCGGCGTTGTTGGGGCCGGAGGGGGGGCGCCTCGAGCGGCTGCTGGAGGCGCTGGAGGACCAGCGCGAATCGCTCGCGGCATCCCGCGCGGAGGCGGAGCGCGACGCGGCGGCGGCGCGGG
This region includes:
- the pta gene encoding phosphate acetyltransferase, yielding MATSHVFFLAPVGPGAGLTTVAMGLVRALDRSGLRVGFHKPIRQPGGDEGTGDGGGPERSGHFVSETSDVLAVPALPWAHAEERLGAGQEGTLLEEIVGRAQEVSADAEIDVWIVEGLVATADHPELDTLNEAVATAFDAEVLFVGALADGTPEAFSERLEALAQTYGGAADPRTLGVVVNKLGAPPERFGAALAAARTPTEVPTAADLRARMAVLGPSFRLLGTVPWDPALVSPRTLDVARQLDATIWNAGAMDRLRVADVAVVARTVANMTHRLQPGTLIITPGDRDDVVLAVAMAARNGVPLAGLVLTGGIEPDPRIAALAETALRGDLPVLTVPEDSYVSAARAAAIDLEVPADDLDRIERVMDGVASALDVEAFAERIATDREPRLSPPAFMHRLVTEARAANARIVLPEGDEPRTVEAAVRAFERGIARPVLLATREAVERVAAARGLTLPDGVEVIEPTAHRRERYVPAMVALRAHKGVTEPIAREQLLDDVVLGTMMLAEGEVDGLVSGAVHTTASTVRPAMQLIKTTPEAKLVSSVFFMALPSQVLVYGDCAINPDPNAEELADIAIQSADSAAFFGIEPRVAMVSYSTGDSGEGSDVEKVRAATARVRELRPDLIVDGPLQYDAASVASVAASKAPGSPVAGRATVLIFPDLNTGNTTYKAVQRSAGVVSIGPMLQGLRRPVNDLSRGALVDDVIYTIALTAIQARQAAERAAAG
- a CDS encoding endonuclease MutS2 translates to MDADLLATLSFPRVRAALADRAATRFGREAAEALAPCDDPAVAAARLDRVAEIQALGELPLGGIEDVREAVDAARDGRMLEGDVIVQVAYTLDAVEHLRRAAAQREQPQLGAVAAGMGMFDGWLRTVREQVDGEGRVRDDATPKLRDVRRRLRPLRGRIRSALEALLERHASAVQDPIVTLRRDRYVIPIRAEAQGQVPGIAVDASDSGKTVFVEPQSVVAMNNELALLMVEERDEVRRILFELGRALAAHPDLDATFEAVATLDVASATARLAEDWGLVRAEAGEDGRLELPAARHPLVEGCVANDVALDEARRLMVITGPNAGGKTVLLKTLGVAVAMAQAGLPVAAGVEGRPPRLPWFARVRADIGDEQSIEASLSTYAGHLTRLGVILAEADAETLVLIDELGSGTDPDEGASLSQAILERVVASGAKGLVTTHLAPLKVFASDAAGLRNAAMRFDVDALAPTFELVVGQPGRSYALAIAERLGLPDAVLARAAALLGPEGGRLERLLEALEDQRESLAASRAEAERDAAAARERAGELEAEIARLRAREDELLAEAAAKAEAQLQATLQRATRLGKTAATDAGGGRSQALEEIRALRREARRDAPRLALFDRGGRR